In Neomonachus schauinslandi chromosome 6, ASM220157v2, whole genome shotgun sequence, a genomic segment contains:
- the EMX2 gene encoding homeobox protein EMX2 isoform X1, whose amino-acid sequence MFQPAPKRCFTIESLVAKDSPLPASRSEDPIRPAALSYANSSPINPFLNGFHSAAAAAAAGRGVYSNPDLVFAEAVSHPPNPAVPVHPVPPPHALAAHPLPSSHSPHPLFASQQRDPSTFYPWLIHRYRYLGHRFQGNDTSPESFLLHNALARKPKRIRTAFSPSQLLRLEHAFEKNHYVVGAERKQLAHSLSLTETQVKVWFQNRRTKFKRQKLEEEGSDSQQKKKGTHHINRWRIATKQASPEEIDVTSDD is encoded by the exons ATGTTCCAGCCGGCGCCCAAGCGCTGCTTCACCATCGAGTCGCTGGTGGCCAAGGACAGTCCCCTGCCCGCCTCGCGCTCTGAGGACCCCATCCGTCCCGCGGCGCTCAGCTACGCCAACTCCAGCCCCATAAACCCGTTCCTCAACGGCTTCCactcggccgccgccgccgccgccgccggcagGGGCGTCTACTCCAACCCGGACTTGGTGTTCGCCGAGGCGGTCTCGCACCCGCCCAACCCCGCGGTGCCCGTGCACCCGGTGCCGCCGCCGCACGCCCTGGccgcccaccccctgccctcctcgCACTCGCCACACCCCCTCTTCGCCTCGCAGCAGCGGGACCCGTCCACCTTCTACCCCTGGCTCATCCACCGCTACCGATATTTGGGCCACCGCTTCCAAG GGAACGACACAAGCCCGGAGAGCTTCCTTTTGCACAACGCGCTGGCCCGAAAGCCGAAGCGGATCCGAACCGCCTTTTCCCCGTCCCAGCTTCTGAGGCTGGAACACGCCTTCGAGAAGAACCACTACGTGGTGGGCGCCGAGAGGAAGCAGCTGGCGCACAGCCTCAGCCTCACAGAAACTCAG GTAAAAGTATGGTTTCAGAACCGAAGGACGAAGTTCAAAAGACAGAAGCTGGAGGAAGAAGGCTCAGATtcgcaacaaaagaaaaaagggacgCACCATATTAACCGGTGGAGAATCGCCACCAAGCAGGCGAGTCCCGAGGAAATAGACGTGACCTCAGATGATTAA
- the EMX2 gene encoding homeobox protein EMX2 isoform X2, whose amino-acid sequence MFQPAPKRCFTIESLVAKDSPLPASRSEDPIRPAALSYANSSPINPFLNGFHSAAAAAAAGRGVYSNPDLVFAEAVSHPPNPAVPVHPVPPPHALAAHPLPSSHSPHPLFASQQRDPSTFYPWLIHRYRYLGHRFQGKSMVSEPKDEVQKTEAGGRRLRFATKEKRDAPY is encoded by the exons ATGTTCCAGCCGGCGCCCAAGCGCTGCTTCACCATCGAGTCGCTGGTGGCCAAGGACAGTCCCCTGCCCGCCTCGCGCTCTGAGGACCCCATCCGTCCCGCGGCGCTCAGCTACGCCAACTCCAGCCCCATAAACCCGTTCCTCAACGGCTTCCactcggccgccgccgccgccgccgccggcagGGGCGTCTACTCCAACCCGGACTTGGTGTTCGCCGAGGCGGTCTCGCACCCGCCCAACCCCGCGGTGCCCGTGCACCCGGTGCCGCCGCCGCACGCCCTGGccgcccaccccctgccctcctcgCACTCGCCACACCCCCTCTTCGCCTCGCAGCAGCGGGACCCGTCCACCTTCTACCCCTGGCTCATCCACCGCTACCGATATTTGGGCCACCGCTTCCAAG GTAAAAGTATGGTTTCAGAACCGAAGGACGAAGTTCAAAAGACAGAAGCTGGAGGAAGAAGGCTCAGATtcgcaacaaaagaaaaaagggacgCACCATATTAA